Proteins co-encoded in one Lynx canadensis isolate LIC74 chromosome C1, mLynCan4.pri.v2, whole genome shotgun sequence genomic window:
- the BCL10 gene encoding B-cell lymphoma/leukemia 10, whose amino-acid sequence MEPTAPSLTEEDLTEVKKDALENLRVYLCEKIIAERHFDHLRAKKILSREDTEEISCRTSSRKRAGKLLDYLQENPKGLDTLVESIRREKTQNFLIQKITDEVLKLRNIKLEHLKGLKCSSCEPFPDGATNNFCRTNSDESNFSEKLRASTVIYHPEGESSTAPFFSTESSLNLPVLEVGRTDNPTFSSTTLPRPGDPGAPPLPPELQLEGGGTCGNSSEMFLPLRSRALSRQ is encoded by the exons ATGGAGCCCACCGCGCCGTCCCTCACCGAGGAGGACTTGACAGAAGTGAAGAAGGAC GCTTTAGAAAATTTACGTGTATACCTGTGTGAGAAAATCATAGCTGAGAGACATTTTGATCATCTACGTGCAAAAAAAATACTCAGTagagaagacactgaagaaaTTTCTTGCCGAACATCAAGTAGAAAAAGGGCTGGAAAATTACTAGACTACTTACAAGAAAACCCCAAAGGACTAGATACGCTGGTTGAATCTATTCGGCGAGAAAAAACACAGAACTTCCTGATTCAGAAGATTACAGATGAAGTGCTGAAACTTAGAAATATAAAACTAGAACATCTGAAAG GACTGAAATGTAGCAGCTGTGAGCCTTTTCCAGATGGCGCCACAAACAACTTCTGTAGAACAAATTCAGATGAGAGTAATTtctctgaaaaactgagagcatccACTGTCATATACCATCCAGAAGGAGAATCCAGCACAGCCCCCTTTTTTTCTACGGAGTCTTCCttgaatttgcctgttctagaagtGGGCAGAACTGACAATCCCACCTTCTCTTCAACTACGCTTCCCAGACCTGGGGACCCTGGGGCCCCGCCTTTGCCGCCGGAGCTGCAGTTAGAAGGAGGAGGAACTTGTGGAAACTCTAGTGAGATGTTTCTTCCCTTACGATCACGTGCTCTTTCGCGTCAGTGA